A genomic region of Cyprinus carpio isolate SPL01 chromosome B11, ASM1834038v1, whole genome shotgun sequence contains the following coding sequences:
- the sid1 gene encoding secreted immunoglobulin domain 1, whose amino-acid sequence MDLHISCNIKLFSLLYLALHCILWKISLNVSVQQGQNPTLRCPLMPDSSKGVLSWYKQTPWHLPQLILSYNITNISRVRYGTVQDHSRYAVLTREGLNPRHFLQIITTLQTDTGTYYCGFSDKNQMHMFDD is encoded by the exons ATGGATCTTCACATAAGCTGCAATATAAAGCTGTTTTCACTTCTGTATCTGGCACTGCACT GCATTTTATGGAAGATTTCATTGAACGTCTCTGTGCAGCAGGGGCAAAATCCCACACTGAGATGCCCACTGATGCCCGACAGCAGCAAAGGGGTTTTGAGCTGGTATAAACAGACTCCATGGCACTTGCCACAGCTGATCCTCTCCTACAATATCACCAACATTTCACGGGTGCGCTATGGCACAGTACAGGACCACAGCAGATACGCTGTCTTAACCAGGGAAGGGTTAAACCCTCGTCACTTCTTACAAATCATCACAACTTTACAAACTGACACTGGAACTTATTATTGCGGGTTTTCAGACAAAAACCAGATGCACATGTTTGACGACTGA